From the genome of Symphalangus syndactylus isolate Jambi chromosome 5, NHGRI_mSymSyn1-v2.1_pri, whole genome shotgun sequence, one region includes:
- the RIPPLY3 gene encoding LOW QUALITY PROTEIN: protein ripply3 (The sequence of the model RefSeq protein was modified relative to this genomic sequence to represent the inferred CDS: inserted 1 base in 1 codon) yields MSKRQEYLQSSGEQVLASFPVQATIDFYDDESTESASEAEEPEEGPPPLHLPLQEVGGLQENXPGGKGRDQGINRGQQSLGGGDPWGEGLLPHSVSSRGGEGSSSK; encoded by the exons ATGTCAAAGCGTCAAGAATACCTGCAGAGTTCCGGGGAGCAAGTACTGGCCAGTTTCCCAGTGCAAGCCACGATTGACTTCTACGACGACGAGTCTACTGAGTCTGCTTCGGAAGCTGAAGAGCCAGAGGAAGGACCCCCGCCCCTCCATCTTCCGCTCCAGGAGGTGGGAGGTCTGCAGGAAA GGCCCGGGGGAAAGGGCAGAGACCAGGGTATCAACCGAGGGCAGCAATCCTTAGGAGGGGGTGACCCCTGGGGGGAGGGTCTGCTCCCTCACAGTGTCTCCTCAAGGGGCGGCGAGGGCTCCTCATCCAAATga